The window ACAGAAGTGAGAACTTAAAATATCAgtttctcacacacatgcagacatcaGTAAAtcacagacagaaggaaaagaagatTGGTATTGGTAAAGGGAGATAAAGTGTATGCATACTGATGATCCGTAGTCCACCACAAGGGTACGCAAAGCCCAGGGGAAACCCAAACCCAGAAGGATGTCAAAGATATTGCTGCCTATGGAGTTAGATACTGCCATGTCCCCCATGCCTGAAAAGAGACAGGAAAAGTGACAGAGAAATGCTAAATTGAAGCCCTTGCACCACAAAGAGAGGATAGACAAAAAGACTTGGGAATTCAGAATGAGGTTTGCGCTTTTTACCTTGTCGAGCTACAATCAGACTTGCCATGCAGTCCGGCACGCTGGTCCCTGCTGCCAGGAAGGTTATGCCCATGATGTAGTCTGGGATGGCTAGTGTGAAGCTGATGATGGTGACCTGACAGAAACATTAGGACACATCAGTGTCAAGAATGAACAGAGGGAGCATTTTAAGGTGGTATATCCTCAAATAACAACAACTCTCTGTCCTGTTAAAGCTTTCAACTGGCCTCTGTTTATCTATGCATACCAATGTATGGATGTACATTACATCTACATTTAGCAGATGTAAAGAGTACAAGGCATGCTGTAGATTATAACTGTATTGTTGTATTAGACCAACAGCAACCTGAAGCATCTGTGatcagtttttttgtcatttttatcatttcaGAATTTAAGCTGTCTTCAATGCATTAAGTCATGCCTCCTTACCATCCACACCATGAGGTAGGAGAAGATGGCGATCCACAGGGTGGAGGCCACAAAGGTGACCATGAACCAGCGGTGCCATCGTGGCTGAATACAGTTAGGCACAGTGCAGTAGAGCAGGAGGCCCAGAGGCCACTTGATCAGCCACTTCACCCGCGCACAGCAGCTACCTGTGAGGAGCGGGAAGCCGGTCAGAAGTGCACATGGTAGTCAAGACAATCAAGTATTTCAAGGACTTTTTTCAACTAGGGATAAACTACcacatcaaaaagaaaacataaaaaagaaaaaccacacacacacacacacacacacacacacacacacacacacacacacacacacacacacacacacacacacaaaaacccaaATCATTGCAGGTTAAATCTTCCTCACCTGGTATGCGCACGGGATTGAAAATCCCATCGtcatccttctcctcctctgtctggcACATTCCGGCCCCTGGCTTGTCTCCTGACTCCGTTTCTCCTATCCCGGGTGTCCTGCCTCCGTTCTCCAGACTGCAGGACCCCATCCTCTTCAGGCTGTTGCTGGTTGATCCCCTTCGTGACCCGGGGCCAGCCTCACCGTCCTGCTGGTCCTTCGAAATCTGAATCAGCCTCTGTCTCTGTGAGAGGAGAGCGGGACGTTTTTTTGTTGTAGAGCTCAGAGAAGATTGTGTTATAATGTGCATTCCATGTGTGTCAAATACCTCACTGATGAGCATGCGTCCTGCCATGGAGAGCCTGGTGCGGGGGGAGAAGTGTGGGGTGATCATAATACGCAGGCCAGCATCAGAGAAGGACAGTTTGTGGGGGTTGAGGATGAGAAGCTCATCCACCATGATGACTGGAGAAGCCTCCTCATGATGGGCTTGGCCTGTGAAAAGGTTGTTGTAGATTAAACATGACAAATAGCATTCCTTTTATTCATATACAACAGTTTTTGAgagaacagacacacagcagcaaAGAAGAGAAgattattcatttttcaaacatCTTCTGACCTTTATTGAGAAGCACCAGGGAGGTGTTGCAAGCAGAGGCATCCTCTCCCATCTTGTCGTTTTCTGATCCGAGGCAGCATGACCCGGTGCTTCTGAGCCGACGCGTCACAAACGCCAGAAGCTGGGAGTTGAACCTGCAAACAAACCGATACCGTTTGCTTACATCCATATGACATAGAGGCATGATATGCGTTTGGTCTTCTGGTAAACTTACTTCATGATTATAATGTAGATTCCATACATGGTCATGAGGAGCAGGGACTCCCACCTGCACAGCAAGTAATACATTTGTGTTAGTCCGGTCTCAAATACCACAAAGTCACACAGTCGGTGTGTGCAGTGTAAGTGAACctcttttcaaaatgtcacattaaATATAACAACTTAATCTTCCGTCTTATTTTAATCATGCTCTAATGGCAGTGGTGTCTGTAATGCCTTACATCAATATAAATGtgttaaatacaattattttgtaaatatttatgATTTATAGAGCATCTTTTTTTATAGTAGTTATATAAGAATCAAAGATACCTTAATGCATTGTTAAAATTGATACAGCATCTCTCCACTTCTATAAACTAGATTTTTAAAAGTTGGGAATAATAGTACAACAAACAGAATTTAAGCAGATCAGTCGAGTTGTTGAATGTGTAACTTTTATGAGAAATGACTAAGAACGTTTTCTTCTGAACTGTAACTTAAAGATTTTTGCTAATTTAGtcaagaaaatgaaatgttataAAGAGTTGAAACCATGTTTTAAGAGGCTTTAAGCTGGAGTCCTGTTTATATACTTCCTTTAGGAGAGCTGGATCATACAGTATTTATCcccataaaatacaaatacagcacTACGTGCACTGTAAAAGATAACAGCACTAGTGAATAACACTGTTGTTTACTCCTAAAAAACTTCATCAACCTCACCCACAAACTGAACTTGTGCAAAGAGCTGTTGGCAAAGTGAGCTGAGACACAAATCTGACAAAGTGTATTCAGAAGAACAGTGGTGAGGTGAAATACAGCGGGATAGCCTTGGCTTGGCACACTACGATTCAATAAACAGCCTGCCATATATCACTGATAAATCCACAGCTACAACACACATTAAAGACATGAATAAATCTACTTTCATTAAAACCAGTGCCGCATACAACAATGGAGAgccattatttttttacaaaaggccTCAGGTGGCTAGAACAGAAAACATCCAGGACAGGCAGCTAAGAAGCTATCAAGAGCACTAAAGGAACATGTTGAGAAGGAAAAGCTACACAAAAGAAATCAATTTAACAGCTAAGCTCCAAATCAATGATCATGTGTGTGAGGACAGACACGTCCTCCAGCCATattaaacaattaaaagtaATTAAACCACCGATTTTAAATTGTGCTTGTTCCTCATCACCTCTACTGACTCTGAAATGAGCCGCAGGAAATACATATTTAGATCTTTTGTTATTGTCGAGTACGAATCAGAGATCAAATCAATTTAACATGTTGCAAAATCCCTGATGTTGAACTGGACACCCTCATCTTCCCAATTGCAATAACAGTCACTTGAGGGAGAGGGTGTtgacaccaatcagagcgtgaGGGGACAGAGATGAATTTGCAGATCTGTGTCGGTATAAACACAAATACTAATGTGGGAGTGCTCCTATGGAAATGTCATTAtatgaaaagtaaaaacagAACTCAAGGTAGGTGGACTCACCAGACAACTGTGGCATCATAGATAACCTAAAGAAGGGATAAAATAGATTCTTCAAAACCCAATGTGGAGGTGTAAATGTTGAACAAACAATCATTGATTATTTTGACAAAATACACATCTCACCATGATGAGAGTCAGTACAGCAAGGATGTAGTAGGAAGAATCTCTAAAAAGGGGCCACCACGTCAGAACCACTGTCTGTGGAGAAAAGCTATAAAAGGTCAGTGATTGTTCACTCAAGAACAACTGCATGCATTTTGGTTAAAGTTGTTCCCACCTGGCCCGCAAAGATCCCACTCAGGCCAATGATGACCAGGATGTTGAAGACGGCAGAGCCGACAATCGTGCCAACTCCAACGTCTCCTTTGGTGATGAAAACACCTGGGGGTGGGTgacagaggggaggagaggaagtcAAATGTGTGCATTTGGTATTTGACTTTGTTTGGTTTCAGATTAGATGAAATCTAAGATCTAAGAAAATCTAAGAAGTTTCTGTGGACTCTTATTTCAACAGtttacagagagaaacacacaccatCCAGCTTTGTATTTGGAGTTCACTAGTCACTAATCTCCATGAAAACACCTACAGATATGGAAAATCCCTTTTGAGGTTTAATATTTGACTCTGCTGACATCTGCTGGATAATTGTAGGACTGCAGAGGTTGTGAAGGCCATTTCAAATCCCAGCATTTCTCTGCTAAAATGTTGAGAATAAGTGAAATCTAATTTTGGCATGCTTTCTCAAAACTGCCACAGCTGTTACTTGGTCGTGATTGGCTGAGCTACTAACCAATGAGAGAGGTGAAAAGCTCTGGAGCAGAGCTTCCTGCAGCCATAAATGTCGCCCCGGCCACATCTTCACTGAGCTGCAGGTTctgaaaattatattttaaaaaaaacagcttggAATGAGAATAATCAGATTTGGAT is drawn from Sander vitreus isolate 19-12246 chromosome 13, sanVit1, whole genome shotgun sequence and contains these coding sequences:
- the LOC144527882 gene encoding sodium/potassium/calcium exchanger 3-like codes for the protein MRAAARHRRPFQRLCCCGVGLVAVIWLAQVIQAPETESSGFRPGLNGGELRWTRRLMQESDNQSIDQPRAAIHEFPQDIFTKEQRKKGAVCLHALCAIYMFYALAIVCDDYFVPSLEKISENLQLSEDVAGATFMAAGSSAPELFTSLIGVFITKGDVGVGTIVGSAVFNILVIIGLSGIFAGQTVVLTWWPLFRDSSYYILAVLTLIMVIYDATVVWWESLLLMTMYGIYIIIMKFNSQLLAFVTRRLRSTGSCCLGSENDKMGEDASACNTSLVLLNKGQAHHEEASPVIMVDELLILNPHKLSFSDAGLRIMITPHFSPRTRLSMAGRMLISERQRLIQISKDQQDGEAGPGSRRGSTSNSLKRMGSCSLENGGRTPGIGETESGDKPGAGMCQTEEEKDDDGIFNPVRIPGSCCARVKWLIKWPLGLLLYCTVPNCIQPRWHRWFMVTFVASTLWIAIFSYLMVWMVTIISFTLAIPDYIMGITFLAAGTSVPDCMASLIVARQGMGDMAVSNSIGSNIFDILLGLGFPWALRTLVVDYGSSVSINNKGLVYSVVLLLASVFLTVTSVHLNHWKLDRRLGLGLLFLYAIFLLFSILFGQM